The sequence TTGAGAATCTTCAGGAGCGGTGAGGCCAGCACCATCGTGGTGAAGTCGTTGGCGGCGAGGGTGAACTGCCTGGTGGCGGCGGTCGGAATGAAGCCCGGCACTTCGACCGCCGCCTCGAGCGTTCGCAGGGCCTCGCGAACCTGCGGAGCCATCGTCAGTGCGCGCGCCGTCGGCTGCATGCCGGCCGCCGTGCGCACGAACAAATCGTCTTCGAGCATCTCGCGCAGACGGGCGAGGGAATGGCTCACGGCGGATTGACTGAGAGCGACCCGCTGGCTTGCCCGCAATACGCTGCGCTCCTCCATCACGGCGTCGAAGACCTTGAGCAGGTTCAGGTCAAGCGTCTTGAAGGAAACAGCCACGCGCAGCACACCGTCTCAAGGCGGATCGCGCGCCCGTTGTATGCCTGCGATCGCATGCAGTTAAGGCCAACCACGCAGCCGACGCAACCGAGCAGGGCGCCCGGAGCGCGACGCCCGGCCGTTCGCCGCACCAAACTGAAGGCGGTTCAGGATCACTCTGCGAGAGTTTCACTTCCGCAATCTCGCGATCCGGCCATGATCCCGGCGCCGGGTTTGGAGGAGATGGGTGATGAAATTCTGCGTGGTCTCGATCGGAGCTTTCGGACTAGCACTGGCGCTGTTCGCGGCGCCGGCCATTGCGGAGGATGGCCCCGTGAAGCTCGGCGTCCTCACCGATATGTCCTCACTCTATGCCGACAATGGCGGCCAGGGTTCGGTGGTTGCGGCGCAAATGGCCGTCGATGATTTCGGGAGCCGGGTGCTGGGGCGCAGCATCCAGATCGTCGCGGGAGATCATCAGAACAAGGCCGATGTGGGATCGACCATCGCGCGGCGCTGGCTCGAAAATGAAAACGTCGAGGTCATTCTCGACGTGCCGAATTCTGCGGTTGCGCTGGCGGTACAGGGCATCACGCGCGACAAGAAGAAGCTGTTCCTCGCCACGGGCGCCGCGACGTCGCGCCTGACAGGCGATGAATGCTCGCCGACCGGGATACACTGGACCTACGACACCTATGCGCTGTCGCAGGGAACGACGCGCGCGATGTCGCGTCTCGGCGCAAACTCCTGGTACTTCATTTCAGTCGACTATTCTCTTGGGGCCCAACTCGAGGCCGAGAGCCGTCAGGTCATCGATGCCATGGGCGGCAAGATCCGCGGCGCGGTGAAACATCCGATCAACACGCCGGATTTCTCGTCCTTTCTGCTTCAGGCACAGTCGTCGAAGGCGGATGTGATCGCACTGGCTGACTCCGGCGGTGACTTCATCAACGCCGTCAAGCAGGCCGGTGAATTCGGCGTCACACAGCGGCAGAAGCTGGTCGGGCTGCTCGTCTTCATTGCCGACATTCACAGCCTCGGCCTGCAGAGTGCGCAGGGCCTGATGCTGAGCTCGGCGTTCTACTGGGACCTCAACGAGGACACGCGGGCGTGGTCGAAGCGTTTCATTGCCAAGACCCAGAAGGTCCCGACCATGATCCACGCCGGCACCTACGGCGCGGTGATGCACTATCTCAAGGCCGTCCAGGCAGCTGGTACGCTGGACGGGCCGACCGTCGCCGCCAGGATGCGCGACATGCCCGTGAATGATTTCATGACAAAGAATGGCCGGATCCGCGAGGACGGCCGGCTGGTCCGCGACATGTATCTGTTTCGTGTCAAGTCGCCCGAGCAGTCGAAATACAAGTTCGACTATTACGAGTTGCTCGCAACGATACCGGGTGACGAGGCGTTCCGGCCGATGGAGCAGGGTGGATGTCCGCTCCTGAAGAAGCCATGACGGCCGCGGGCGCAGCTGCGCGAAGCCCGATGGACGAGATCATTGCGGGCCGCTTTGCGTGCCGCGATTTCTCGGACGCACCGGTCGGGCGAGGGACCATCGAGCAGATCCTGCGTGTGGCGCGGTTTGCGCCGAGCGGCGCCAATATCCAGCCCTGGCACGTTTACGTGCTGGCGGGCGCCGCCAAGGACAGGGTGTCGGCGGCCCTCCGTGAGGCGCACGACACCGCCCGCGACGCGCACGTGTCGGAATACAGCTACTACGCCAGCGACCTGCCCGAACCCTACCTGCAACGACGCCAGGAGTTTGGCCGCCTGTTCTACGGCTCGCTCGGCATCGCCCAGACCGATCTCCAAGCCAGAAGCGGCCAGACCGCCAAGAACTACGCGTTCTTCGGCGCGCCCGTTGGGCTCATCATCACGATCGATCGGCGTTTGCAGGTCGGAAGCTGGCTCGATCTCGGCATGTTCGTTCAGAACGTGCTGCTGGCCGCGGCAGGCCATGGGCTCCAGTCCTGTCCGCAGGAGACGTTCTCGAAATATCACCGGACCCTGCGCTCGTTGCTGTCCATCCCGCCAGAACAAATGGTGGTGTGCGGAATCTCGATTGGCCGCGCCAGGGACGGAACCCGGGGCAGACTAATGCCACGCGCCGACCTAGCGGAGTTCGCATCTTTCGCGGGCTTCGAAGAACAAAGTGAAACGCAAATGGAAAGGACGAGGCCATGGGAAGCCGAGACGAGCTGATTCAGTGCAGCATTCCATTTCTGCGCGAGGTCAAGGACATGACACCGGGCGCGGAGATGGAGCGGTGGCTCAATCAAAAATACGGCGAGGGCAGCCCACTCTACCAGGACCTGGCGCGGCTGATTAAGCGCGGGGTTGCGGAAGGCTGGGCCGCCAACCAGGAGGTCGAAGGCCCCAACTACCGGCGCAGCCGCATCCTGGAGCCCCTGCCTGAAACGTTCCAGTTCAGCATCACCGCCGTCTACATGAACAGCGCCGATCCGCGCCGCTTCAAGGATGAGGACGACCACGACGTGCTGCGTGGGCAATATCACGGTCACCCATACGGGGAGCTGAACCTGGTCGTGCCGTTGGACAAGGGCGCCGAGCTGAGGGGGCTTCAGGGCTGGCAGGGCCCCGGCTGGACCGCGCCCGATCCCGGCAGCCGTCATTACCCCGAAGTCCGCGGCGGCGCCGTCATCGCGCTGTTCTATCTGCCCGCCGGACGCATCTCCTACGACTTCGCCGCGCCGGCCTGATCGGCCACCCGCCGTCTCGGGTAGCTCCGGCTCACGAGCGTCACCCGAGACGACCACGGCCCAACCCAAGAGCCGCTCAGCTTCGATGAGGCCCGATAGCCGCGGCTGGGATTCGAACTGTCGGTACGGGTGGAGAGGGATTCGGGCGACCGGACCACAAGTGGACCCAGATCCGGACAGCCACATTAGGAATTCGCATAAGGTATATTATGGAATATATTTATCTACCATCAGATCAATTATTTAGACGAAGCTCTTGCCATCGAACGTTCGCTCTGCGCTCAAGGCTGCGTTCGCGCGACGATCGTCGCCTGCGGTCTTGACGGCTACTGTGCATGGGGTTGTTTTTCAGGTTTCGAATCCACCCCGAGTTTGCGAAAGCCGATGTTGCCGTGACCTTGCCCGGCTGCAATAAGCGAGGCCTCGCGAGATCGCAGATGACCTTCTGACCTGACGTCCGTATAGGTTTGCATCTCAGAACAACAACAAACTTCCGAGGAAGCAGACCCATGGTGTTTTCAACGCGCTTTTCCCGACGCACGCTTCTCAAGGCCTCCGCCGCGACTGCGGTCCTGGGCGGCATCGGTGCGCCCCATGTGGCCCGCGCCCAGAGCGCCGAGTTCACCTACAAATATGCCAACAACCTGCCGGACACCCATCCGCTGAACGTGCGCGCCAAGGAGATGGCGGCGGCGATCAAGACCGAGACGAACGGCAAGTTCGACCTCCAGATCTTCCCGAACAACCAGCTCGGTTCCGACACCGACATGCTGAGCCAGATCCGCTCCGGCGGCGTCGAGTTCTTCACGCTGTCGGGCCTGATCCTGTCGACCCTGGTGCCGGCGGCGTCCATCAACGGCATCGGCTTCGCGTTCCCGGACTACGACACGGTCTGGAAGGCCATGGACGGCGATCTCGGCGCCCATGTCCGCGGCGAGATCAAGAAGGCCGGCCTCGAGGTCATGGACAAGATCTGGGACAACGGCTTCCGCCAGACCACGTCGTCGAGCAAGCCGATCACCGGGCCCGACGACCTCAAGGGCTTCAAGATCCGCGTGCCGGTCTCGCCGCTGTGGACCTCGATGTTCAAGGCGTTCGATGCGGCGCCCGCCTCGATCAATTTCAGCGAGGTCTATTCGGCACTCCAGACCAGGATCGTCGAGGGCCAGGAGAACCCGCTGGCGATCATCTCGACCGCCAAGCTCTACGAGGTGCAGAAGTATTGCTCGCTGACCAACCACATGTGGGACGGCTTCTGGTTCCTGGCCAACCGCAGAGCCTGGGAGAAGCTGCCGCAGGACGTGCGCACCGTCGTCGCCAAGAACATCAACGCCGCCGCGGTCAAGGAGCGCGAGGATACCGCCAAGCTCAACGCCAACCTCCAGCAGGAGCTCGCCGGCAAGGGCTTGGCCTTCAACCAGCCGGCCGTGGCGCCGTTCCGCGACAAGCTGCGCACCGCCGGCTTCTATGCCGAGTGGAAGGGCAAATATGGCGACCAGGCCTGGGACCACCTGGAAAAGGCCGTGGGCAAGCTGTCGTAGCGCGTCGGGGCCGTCATGGCTCATATCGAGGCCGAGGTGATCGAAATGACGGGCGAGGCGACTGCTCGGTCCCCTCGCCGACCTTCATTGCTGGGCTCGCTGGAGCGCGCACTCGGTCTTCTCGTGGAGATCCCGGCGGCGGCCCTGGTCGTCGCCGAGATCGTGATTCTGTTTGCCGGCGTGGTCGCGCGGTACGGCTTTCACCGGCCGCTGATCTGGTCGGACGAGCTGGCCTCGATCCTGTTCCTGTGGCTGGCGATGCTGGGTGCGGCAGTGGCGTTCCGCCGCTCCGAGCACATGCGCATGACCGCGGTCGTCGCCAGTGCGAGGCCGGCAATGCGAGTCTATCTCGATCTGGTCGCGACGTCGGCGGCGCTGGCGTTCCTGGCGCTGATCGTCTGGCCGTCCTGCGACTATGCCTATGAGGAAAGCTACATCACCACGCCGGCGCTGCAGATCTCCAACATGTGGCGCGCCGCCGCGCTGCCGGCCGGCATCGGCCTGATGGTGGCCTTTGCCTTGCTGCGCCTGCTGCGTGCGGCCGACTATCGCATGGTCGCCGCCGCCGTGCTGTCGGTCGCCGTCCTGGTCGGACTGTTCTGGCTGGCGGAGCCGTTGCTGCGGCCGCTCGGCAATCTCAACCTCGTCATCTTCTTCGTCGGCGTCGCCGGCTTCTGCGTCTTTGCCGGCGTTCCCATTGCGTTCGGCTTTGGTCTTGCGATCTTCGGCTATCTGGCGCTGACCACGCGGACGCCGGTCATGGTGCTGGTCGGGCGGATGGACGAAGGCATGAGCCACCTCATCCTGCTCTCGGTACCGCTGTTCGTGTTCCTGGGGCTGCTGATCGAGATGACCGGCATGGCGCGCGCCATGGTGGCATTCCTGGCGAGCCTGCTCGGCCATATCAGGGGCGGCCTGCACTATGTGCTGGTCGGTGCCATGTACCTGGTCTCCGGCATCTCCGGCGCCAAGGCCGCCGACATGGCCGCGGTCGCGCCCGTGCTTTTCCCGGAGATGAAACAGCGCGGCGCCAAGCCCGGCGACCTCGTCGCGCTGCTTTCGGCAACCGGCGCCCAGACCGAGACCATCCCGCCGAGCCTCGTGCTGATCACCATCGGCTCGGTCACCGGCGTGTCGATCGCCGCCCTCTTCACTGGCGGTCTGTTGCCCGGAGTCGTGCTCGCGATCACGCTGTGCATGCTGGTGTGGTGGCGCTACCGCCATGAGGACATGAGCCACGTCCGCCGTGCCTCGGCTTCCGAGATCGGCCGGACCTTCGTCATCGCCCTTCCCGCGCTCGCGCTGCCCTTCGTGATCCGTTACGCCGTCGTCGAGGGCATCGCGACCGCCACCGAAGTCTCCACCATCGGCATCGTCTATGGCGCCGTGGTCGGCCTCCTCGTCTACCGCCGCTTCGACTGGCGGCGGCTGTTCCCGATGCTGGTCGAGACCGCGGCGCTGTCGGGCGCGATCCTGCTGATCATCGGCACCGCCACCGGCATGGCCTGGGGCCTCACCCAATCGGGCTTCTCGCGCTCGCTCGCAGCAGCCATGACGGGATTGCCCGGGGGACAGGCGACCTTCATCGCCGTCTCGATCCTGGCCTTCGTCATTCTCGGCAGCGTGCTGGAGGGCATCCCGGCGATCGTGCTGTTCGGGCCGCTGCTGTTCCCGATTGCCCGCGCCGTCGGCGTGCACGAGGTGCACTATGCCATGGTGATCATTTTGGCCATGGGTATCGGGCTATTCGCCCCGCCGTTCGGCGTCGGCTATTATGCTGCCTGCGCCATCGGACGCGTCGATCCGGCCGAGGGCATCAGGCCGATCTGGGGTTATCTGCTGGCGCTGCTGGTGGGATTGATCATCGTCGCGATCTTCCCCTGGATCTCGATCGGATTCCTTTGAGGCGTTTTCAGGAGGTGTCGATGAGTGAGCGGCAGAACCAGTACAATATCGGCCTCGACAAGACCCCCGCCAACTATGTGCCCCTGAGCCCGCTGAGCTTCCTCGCGCGCAGCGCCGCGATCTTTCCCGATCACGTCAGCACCGTCTATGAGGGCCGCAGCTTCACCTGGGCGCAGACCCACGAGCGTTGCAAGCGCTTCGCGTCCTATCTCGCCGGCAAGGGCATCGGCGTCGGCGACACCGTGGCCGCGATGCTGCCGAACATCCCGGCGATGAACGAGGCGCACTTCGCCGTCCCGATGACGGGTGCCGTGCTGAACGCCCTCAATATCCGCCTCGATGCGCCTTCCATCGCGTTCCAACTCGATCATGGCGGCGCCAAGGTCATCCTGGTCGACCCGGAATTCTCCAGCGTCATCAGCGACGCGCTGGCGCAGATGACCGGGCCAAAGCCGTTCGTGATCGACGTCGACGATACCGCCTTCAAGGGCGGCAAACGCATCGGCGAGATCGAATATGAGGCGGCGCTCGGGCTGGGAGACCCGAACTTCGCCGCGATCCTGCCGACCGACGAATGGGACGCGATCGCACTGAGCTACACCTCGGGCACCACGGGCAATCCCAAGGGCGTCGTCACCCATCATCGCGGTGCGTATCTCAACGCCGTCAGCAACATTCTCGCCGGCAATCTCGGCCAGCATCCGGTCTATCTGTGGACGCTGCCGATGTTCCACTGCAACGGCTGGTGCTTCCCGTGGACCATTGCGGCGGCCGCGGGCATCAATGTCTGCCTGCGCAAGGTCGAGCCGAGCAAGATCTTCGAGCTGATCAAGCAGCATGGCGTCACCCATATGTGCGGCGCGCCGATCGTTTACAACACTCTGATCAACGCGCCCGATGCGCCCAAAGGCAACGCCGCGCGCCGGGTCGTCGGCCTGATCGCTGGCGCCGCGCCGCCGGTCGCCGTGCTCGAAGGCGCCGAAAGCATCGGCATCAAGCTGACACATGTCTACGGCCTGACCGAGGTCTACGGCCCCGCCTCCGTCTGCGCCGAGCAGCCTGGCTGGGACGACCTGCCCGCCGCCGAGCGCGCGCGCATGAAGCGCCGGCAGGGCGTGCCCTACCCGCTCGAGGAAGCCGTCACCGTCATCAACCCGCAAACGATGCGGGAGGTGCCACGTGACGGCGAGACCATCGGCGAGGTCATGTTCCGCGGCAACATCGTGATGAAGGGCTATCTCAAGAACGAGAAGGCGACCCGGGAAGCGTTCGAAGGCGGCTGGTTTCACACCGGCGATCTCGGCGTGCTCGACGAGCATGGGTACGTCATCATCAAGGACCGCTCCAAGGACATCATCATCTCCGGCGGCGAGAACATCTCGTCCGTCGAGGTCGAGGACATCCTCTACAAGCACCCAGCCGTGCTGTTCGCGGCCGTGGTTGCCAAGCCCGATGCGAAATGGGGCGAGGTGCCCTGCGCCTTCGTCGAGCTCAAGGACGGCGCCAGCGCCAGCGAAGCCGACATCATCGCGTTCTGCCGATCGCATTTGAGCGGATTCAAGACCCCGAAGGCGATCGTGTTCGGGCCGATCCCGAAGACGTCCACGGGCAAGATCCAGAAATTCCTTTTGCGCAACGAAGTCGGATCGGCGAAGGCGATCTCGGCCTAAAGCGCCATTTAGATCAGCAGCGCTTACGGAGTCTGTCTCGATACCGAACGAGCCCTCCGCCCACACGCCCGAGAGCGGCGAGCGGAAGGCCTCGCCGGTCTCACATCTTCTTGTAGGCGTCGACCGCCGCCTGGCCGTCTCCCCCCGCCTTCTTGAGCCAGTCGGCGGTGAGCTGCTCGCCGATCTTCTGGAATCCGGCCTTGAGGGCCGGGCTCGGCGGCTCGACGTTCATCCCTTTCGCCTTGAGCTGATCGAGATACCAGGTGCTCTTGTCCTGCCAGGCCTTCCAGCCACGCGTTTCCGCTGTCGCCGCCGCCTTCAGGATTGCCTCCTGGGTCGGCTTGTCCAGCGCCTCGAACGCGGCTTTGTTGACGAAGGTGTAGTTCTTCGGAATCCAGGCCTGCACGTCATAGAAATATTTCAGCGACTCCCACGCCTTCGCATCGTAGCCGGTGCCGCCCGACGACATGAAGGAGTTCACGACGCCGGTCGCAAGCGCTTGCGGCAGCTCGGCCGCCTGGATCGTGACCGATTGCGCGCCAACCAATTCGCCGATACGCGCTGTCCCGACATTGTAGGCGCGCCACTTCAAGCCCTTCATATCTTCGATCGTCGCCAGAGGCTTGTTGACGTAGACGCCCTGCGGCGCCCACGGCACGACGAACAGCAGCTTGAGACCTTGCGCATCGAGCTTCTTGGTAATCGCCGGCTTGGAGGCCTGGTACAGTTTCATGGCGTCGGGAAAGCTGGTCGCGAGGAACGGCACGACGTCGACCCCGAAAAGCGGATCCTCGTTCTCGTGGATCGAGAGCAGCACTTCGCCCATCTGCGCCTGCCCTGTCACCACCGCGCGCTTGATGTCGGGCGCCTTGAACAGCGAGGCGCCGGGATGAACCGTGATCATTAGCTTGCCTGTTGTCGCGGCCTCGACGTCCTTGGCGAAGGCCGCCAGATTTTCGGAGTGCGGATTGTCGGCAGGATATGCCGCCGGCAAATTCCATTTGGTCTGGGCCAAGGCTGGCGTCGCGGCCATCACGAGGCCGGCGATCAGGGATGCGCGGACTAAACGAGACATCATGGGGCTTCTCCTCACGGTCATTTCTGGAACGGATACGCTCAATCTGGGAAAGCAAGCTTGGGCAAGAACATCACGATCTGCGGATACTCGGTGATGATGAACACGGCGACCAGCAAAAGCACGAAGAACGGAAAGGCCGCTCGCGCCACGGTGAACGTGTCGCGGCCGCTCATGTTCTGCAGCACGAACAGGTTGAAGCCGACCGGTGGCGTGATCTGCGCCATCTCGACGTGGATGATGAGGTAGACGCCGAACCAGACCAGGTCGAGACCGGCCTGCCTCACCATCGGCAGCACGATGACGGCGGTCAGGACGATCATCGAGATGCCGTCGATCAGGCAGCCCAGGATGATGTACATGATGCTCAGATACAGCGCCAGCATGCTGGGTGTCAGCTCCTGCCCCTGGACCCAGGTGGCGAGCGCGGCCGGAATGCCCGTATAGGCCATCGCCGCCGTGGTGTAGGCCGCGCCTGCGAGGATCAGCATGATCATGCAGGTCAGCCGCGTCGCACTCATGATGCTCTCGAGGAAATTCTTGCGCGTGAGCGTGCCGCTCCACCACGCCAGCAGCAGCGCGCCCGACACGCCCCACGCCGCGCATTCCGTCGCTGTCGCAAAGCCGAGAACGAGCGACAGGAACACCGCCAGGATCAGCAGCAGGCAGGGTGCGAGCTTGGCCGACTCGCGTAGCTTCTGCCGGAATGGCATCGGTGGATCGCGCGGCGGAATTTTCGTCGGGTTGAGCAGCGACCAGATGATGATGTAGCCGGAATAGAGCGCGATCACGAGCAATCCCGGCAGGAAGCCCCCGAGGAACACCTGAAGCACCGAGACATTCGCCGTGACCGCATAGACCACCATCGGGATCGAAGGCGGGATCAGGAGGCCGAGCGTGCCGGAGCCCGCGAGCGATCCGAGGCTCAGGCTCTTGTCGTAGCCACGCTTGTCGAGCTCGGGCAGCGCGATTTTGCCGATCGTCGCGCAGGTCGCGGCCGACGAGCCGGACACCGCCGCAAAGATGCCGCAGCCGATCACGTTCACATGCGTCAGCCGTCCCGGCAGCCACTGCACCCAGGGCGACAGGCCGCGGAACATTTCCTCCGACAATTTGGTGCGGAACAGAATCTCGCCCATCCAGATGAACAACGGCAGCGCCGCCAGCGTCCAGGACGCGCTCGCGCTCCAGGTGGTGGTCGCTAGCACGGAGCCGAGCGGCAGGCTCGTGGTCAGCGCCATCGCCACGAAGCCGACCAGCCCGAGCGAGACCGCGATCCAGACGCCGCTCCCGAGCAGCAGGATCATGACGCCGAGCAGAATGAACGACAGCTCGATCATGCCGAGATTGGTCATCCTCAACCTCCGCCGCCCTGCGAGATACGCTCGACGAACTCCTCCGGCGTCTCGTCCGGCGACCCCTTCTCGTAACTGGGACGATTGCCGCCAATGACGTTGACCATCTCATCGATCAGCGCGATCGACAGGATCGCAAGGCCGCCGGCAAAGCCAAGCTGCGGAATCCAGAGCGGAAGGGCGACGACGCCCTGCGCAACGTCGTTGAAGCGCCAGGAATCGTAGGTCATCTGCACCGCGTGGCGCGTGAAATAGAGGATGAAGGCGGTGGCAATGCCGAGCGCCACGATCTCCGCGATCTGCTTGGTCCGCCCGTGCAGACGCTCGAGCAGCAGGCCGACGCGGATCATCTCTCCGCGCTTGAAGGTGTGAGCGAGGCCGAGGAAGGCCATCGCGGCCATGCACCAGGACGCGAAATCATCGCCGGCGGGGATGTTGATCGCAAACTGACGCCCGACCGACATGACCATCATGATTGCGAAGATCGCAAACAGGAAGACGCCCGCGGCGTAGCCTGCACCGAGATAAAGGAGATCCAGAGCGCGTCGCACCAGTCCCCGAGCCGCTACATCGTCTCCTGCCAACACGATCCCCATCGTCATACGAGGCGATTCAAACGGACACCGGCGCGTGCACGTCAGTGCCGGTGTTGCCTCAATATCGCTCTCTGCCCAGCGCCTGTCTTTCAGACGTTAGATCAACATGATGGTGTAGACGGAAGCAAGGTCTATGCCGGCAGGCAGAGGAGTTTCCACCGCGGGTTTAGCGCGTTTCCAAGCGCAGCCCGTCATAGGCCGGCACCACGCCGGCGGGCAGCGACAGCCGGAGGACCTCGTAATCGACCTCGTAGGCCATGTTGGTGATGACCGCGCGTTTCGGCTTGAATCGCTCGATCCATGACAGCGCGTCGTTGACGCTGAAATGACTGGAATGGGTGGTGTAACGCAAACCATCGACGATCCAGAGATCGAGGTTTTCGAGTGCGCCCCAGCTCTCACGCGGGATGTCATGGAGATCGGGCGTATAGGCGGCATCCCCGATGCGGTAGCCGAGCGCGGGAATCTTGCCGTGCTGCACCAGAAAGGCGGTCATCGTCACCGCACCACCCTTCCCCACGATCGTCTGGCTCTCGCCCGCCTCGATCGAATGCTGCGTCAGGATCGGCGGATAATCGCTCCCTTCCGGCGAGATGAAGCAATAGGAGAACCGCGACATGATATCCTTGGCGGTCGACTGATTGAGGTAGGTTGGGATGCGCTGACGCATCTTCATGACGACCGAGCGCAGATCGTCCATGCCATGGGTCTGGTCGGCGTGCTCGTGGGTCAGGAACACGGCGTCGATGTGGTCGACATCGGCCGACAGCAATTGCTCGCGCAGGTCGGGGGACGTGTCGATCACGATGCGCGTGGTGCCGTGCTCGGAGGTGCGTTCGACCAGCAGCGAACAGCGACGACGGCGGTTCTTGGGATTGTTGGGATCGCAGGCGCCCCAGCCGAGCGCCGGGCGCGGCACGCCGGCGGAGGAGCCGCATCCCAGGATCGTCAGCGTCAGCGTCATGCGCCTTCCGGAACCTTCACCTTGGAGAACAGACGGAAGAAGTTCTCGGTGGTCTGACGCGAGATATCTTCCAGCGACACGCCGCGCGTCTCAGCAAGCACTTTGGCGACCTCGACGACATAAGCCGGCTCGTTGCGTTTGCCCCGGAACTTCCCGGGCGCAAGATAGGGCGAGTCTGTTTCAACCAGAATACGGTCGGACGGCAGTTCGGCCGCCAGCGCACGCAGGGCCTCCGATTTCTTGAAAGTGAGGATTCCCGTGAAACCGATATAGAGCCCCAGCGCCACCGCCTTCAGTGCAAGCTCGCGCCCGCCCGTGTAACAATGCAGCACGCCGCGAAACGATCCTCGCCCCGCCTCCTCCTCGAGGATACGCGCGCAGTCCTCGTCCGCCTCGCGGGTGTGGATCACCAGCGGCAGGCCGGTCGCGCGGGCCGCGGCGATGTGGGCGCGAAAGCCCCTCGCCTGCGCCTCTGGCGAGCCGTTGTCGTAGAAATAATCGAGCCCGGCTTCACCGAGCGCGACGACCTTGGGATGCTCCGTCAGCGCGACCAGCTCGTCCGCCGCGATGCCGTCCTCCTCGTCCGCATTGTGCGGATGGGTGCCGACCGAGCAATAGACGTCGTCATAACGCGCGACGATGGCCAGAAGCTGGTTCAGCTTCCTCACCCGCGTCGAGATCGTGACCATACGTGCGATGCCGGCTGCGCGCGCCCGCGACACGATCCCGTCGAGATCATCCGCAAAGTCGG comes from Bradyrhizobium sp. CCGE-LA001 and encodes:
- a CDS encoding TatD family hydrolase; the encoded protein is MLVDSHCHLDFPDFADDLDGIVSRARAAGIARMVTISTRVRKLNQLLAIVARYDDVYCSVGTHPHNADEEDGIAADELVALTEHPKVVALGEAGLDYFYDNGSPEAQARGFRAHIAAARATGLPLVIHTREADEDCARILEEEAGRGSFRGVLHCYTGGRELALKAVALGLYIGFTGILTFKKSEALRALAAELPSDRILVETDSPYLAPGKFRGKRNEPAYVVEVAKVLAETRGVSLEDISRQTTENFFRLFSKVKVPEGA
- a CDS encoding TRAP transporter small permease: MGIVLAGDDVAARGLVRRALDLLYLGAGYAAGVFLFAIFAIMMVMSVGRQFAINIPAGDDFASWCMAAMAFLGLAHTFKRGEMIRVGLLLERLHGRTKQIAEIVALGIATAFILYFTRHAVQMTYDSWRFNDVAQGVVALPLWIPQLGFAGGLAILSIALIDEMVNVIGGNRPSYEKGSPDETPEEFVERISQGGGG
- a CDS encoding TRAP transporter large permease, with product MTNLGMIELSFILLGVMILLLGSGVWIAVSLGLVGFVAMALTTSLPLGSVLATTTWSASASWTLAALPLFIWMGEILFRTKLSEEMFRGLSPWVQWLPGRLTHVNVIGCGIFAAVSGSSAATCATIGKIALPELDKRGYDKSLSLGSLAGSGTLGLLIPPSIPMVVYAVTANVSVLQVFLGGFLPGLLVIALYSGYIIIWSLLNPTKIPPRDPPMPFRQKLRESAKLAPCLLLILAVFLSLVLGFATATECAAWGVSGALLLAWWSGTLTRKNFLESIMSATRLTCMIMLILAGAAYTTAAMAYTGIPAALATWVQGQELTPSMLALYLSIMYIILGCLIDGISMIVLTAVIVLPMVRQAGLDLVWFGVYLIIHVEMAQITPPVGFNLFVLQNMSGRDTFTVARAAFPFFVLLLVAVFIITEYPQIVMFLPKLAFPD
- a CDS encoding MBL fold metallo-hydrolase; the protein is MTLTLTILGCGSSAGVPRPALGWGACDPNNPKNRRRRCSLLVERTSEHGTTRIVIDTSPDLREQLLSADVDHIDAVFLTHEHADQTHGMDDLRSVVMKMRQRIPTYLNQSTAKDIMSRFSYCFISPEGSDYPPILTQHSIEAGESQTIVGKGGAVTMTAFLVQHGKIPALGYRIGDAAYTPDLHDIPRESWGALENLDLWIVDGLRYTTHSSHFSVNDALSWIERFKPKRAVITNMAYEVDYEVLRLSLPAGVVPAYDGLRLETR